A region of the Stieleria neptunia genome:
TGCTGGCGTACTGGTGTTGCGTGTGGGTGTAGCCGGCACCTTGGAATGCCAACAAACACAAACCGGTCGCGGCGGTATCACTGCGCAACAAGACGCGATCGCCATGCCCCTGCAACGACCAGCTGCCGTCTTCGTTTTGGATACTGGCCAGATAGGCCAACCCGCGTTCGATCGCTTCTTCGGTCGCGGGACCGCCCATGCCGGGGGCGCTCGACGCCGCACCGCCACTGGTCCGCATCACGCGTCGGGAAAAGGATTCCACCGCGGCGATCTTGGTGCCCGCCGGCGTGGCCGGCCCGCCGACCTGGCGTCGGGGTCTGGATTCCCGGGGCAGTTCCATGGCCGTGATCTCCGGCTGCACGTCGCTGGGAAGCAAACCGGCCAGCGGTGCCGGGTCGTTGCTGATCCCGACGGGGCCGAGTTCGGCCAACAGATCCAGCGCCATGCCGGGCGCCCCGGCCGGTGCCAACTCGGTCGCCGCCGCGCCGCCGATTTCGGTTTCGCGCCGGACCGCCGAATCCGCGTCTCCCAGCCGATCGTCCAATTGATCCGACATCGCCGAACCGGCGATCCCCGCGGCGCTGGCCGGCACCGATTCGGCAGGGTTGATCGATCCCATCGGTGACGTCCCGCGAGTCACGTTCATGCGGCGTGCACGTCCGGGGGCTCGCGTGGCCGGCCCGGCATTGACGTTGGGCGCCCCGACGGCGGCCGACAGGGTGCTCCGCGCGACCGTCGCACCGCCGGTGGGACTGATTTCGGTGGTTTCGGCCATGAAGCTCGGCGCGGGACCGACGGTGATCTGGGCCCCCGTCGTCTCGCCACGGCGATCGGTGGGAATGTCGGTCGGGGCCAGCATCATCGATGCGTCATCGCTGGTCCGCGCGATCGACACGACGACCGGTGCCGGCGCGGCACCGGCGACCGCCGAGGGTTTGGCGATGGTTCGCGAGCGCCGGGCGCGTTCCAGTCCCGCGTCGCCGATCGTCGGCATCGATTCGAGCGCACTGGAGGATGCGGCCGAAGGCGTCGACTGGGTCGCCCGGATCGATTCACTCGGCTGCGGCGCGACGGCCGGCATGTCCAAGCGTGCCGGCGCCTGACGCGATGCCCTGGGTGACGCGTTGTCGGCCAGTTGTCGCTCGGCCGGAGCGGCCTGCACGGGGCTCGTCATCTGCTGGGATTCCGACGGCACGTCGATCGGCTCGGATCGAGGACTGGGCGCCGACTGGTTGTTCGGTCGCCGCGCCAATTTGCCCGGCGTGTCGGCCGGCATCGGCTCGGCCGCGCTGGCCTGTTTGCGTTCCATCAGATACTTCTGCATCGGCTGGTTTTCCGGTTGCCGAGGCTTGGGGACTTCCAACCGCGGCTGAGAACGCTCCACCGGCGGCAGTTGTCGCTGTTCTTTGGGGATCTCACGCGACTTGGTTTCCGCATCGACCGGCTTGGACCAATCGGGCGTTTCTTTCGATTCCTTGGGGGCCTGGAAGATGTGCTCGGGAACGGTTTTTCGAATCGGCGTCCGCTCGCGTTTCTCCCCCTTGGACGCCAGGGGTTGGTAGGCCGCGAACACGACGTAGTGGATCGCAAAGATCAACAGCAACAGGTGGACCGAGATGCTGAACAGCAGACCCAGCAGGATCGCTTTGCGCAAGAAACGCGACGTGATCGCGCGCAAGACCAACGACAAAATCACCGCGACGCAAACGATGGCGACCAGATACGTCGTCGCGTTGTAGAGCAATCGGGGATCGTCAAACCGGAACGGCGTGGCGATCAGAAACAGGACCAATCCGGCCAACGTGACCACCGACAAATCCAGCGGCCACATCCGCGCCGAATCGGCCGGTGTGCTGTCGACAAGTGGACGGTCATAGTCGGAATCAAAATG
Encoded here:
- a CDS encoding prenyltransferase/squalene oxidase repeat-containing protein, with the protein product MWPLDLSVVTLAGLVLFLIATPFRFDDPRLLYNATTYLVAIVCVAVILSLVLRAITSRFLRKAILLGLLFSISVHLLLLIFAIHYVVFAAYQPLASKGEKRERTPIRKTVPEHIFQAPKESKETPDWSKPVDAETKSREIPKEQRQLPPVERSQPRLEVPKPRQPENQPMQKYLMERKQASAAEPMPADTPGKLARRPNNQSAPSPRSEPIDVPSESQQMTSPVQAAPAERQLADNASPRASRQAPARLDMPAVAPQPSESIRATQSTPSAASSSALESMPTIGDAGLERARRSRTIAKPSAVAGAAPAPVVVSIARTSDDASMMLAPTDIPTDRRGETTGAQITVGPAPSFMAETTEISPTGGATVARSTLSAAVGAPNVNAGPATRAPGRARRMNVTRGTSPMGSINPAESVPASAAGIAGSAMSDQLDDRLGDADSAVRRETEIGGAAATELAPAGAPGMALDLLAELGPVGISNDPAPLAGLLPSDVQPEITAMELPRESRPRRQVGGPATPAGTKIAAVESFSRRVMRTSGGAASSAPGMGGPATEEAIERGLAYLASIQNEDGSWSLQGHGDRVLLRSDTAATGLCLLAFQGAGYTHTQHQYASTVSKGLKFLLDNQRTSGNLYRSENEMSDRNVMFYSHGIAALSLCEAYGMTQDRELRQGAQEALDYIMATQHRSRGGWRYTPQVSSDTSVTGWMMMALKSGDLSGLEVSQDAYDGIDLWLSLAREEGSDRLDRYRYNPFAPDTPQQRHGRLPTPTMTAVGMLMRMYNGWSREQPAMQSAAEYLLKYPPQLGERRRPLRDGYYWYYATQFMFHMGGDYWDRWNRYLNPLLLETQIKVGPESGSWDPELPIPDRWSAHAGRVYVTTMNLLNLEVYYRHLPIYEDTAAKE